One Deinococcus multiflagellatus genomic window, GTCCGGGCAACTGCGTGCCCAAAAACCCCGCCACTGGATACGCGAACGCCCACCACAGGTGACTCCACGCAAAGTGCGCCCCGTACACCCGGCCCTGCGCGGCCTCCTCCGTTCGTTCCGCCAGCAAGGTCTCCGTTGGCAGGTTCACCCAGTTCTGCCCCACCCCCGCCAGCAGCCAGAACACCATCAGCCCCCCCAGTGGCAGCAGGTCCCCCGGCACAATCGCCAGACTGGTCACCACCGCCCCCAGGGCAATAAAGCGCGTCAGCGGCACCCGTTTCCCGGCTGCGCCCACGGCCAGCGAGGCCAGGGCTGCGCCCAGGCCAAATGCCGCCATCACCCAGCCATACTGCGCTTCGCCCAGGTTCAGGCCCCCCTGTACGCGCGAGACGGTCACGGTCAGAATCAGGGCGCCGGTCACGGCGGCCACCAGTTCCATCAGCAGCGCGAACCGGATGGGGGGGTCCCGCCACAGGCGGGCCGTGCCGTCTTTGACATCCGCCAAGGTGCTGCGGTCCACCGGCTGGTCACTGGCCCGCAGGGCCGGGAGGGTCAGCATCAAGAGCCCGGCGAGCAGAAAGCTCGCCGCGTCCACCAGGAACAGCGCGCGGGTGCCCAGCACGGCGGCCAGGACCCCGGCGAGACCGGGGCCCACGATGCCCAGCACTTCGGTGGTGGCGCTCGACAGGGCAAAGGCCGGTCGGGCGTCGTCACGCCCGACCACCAGCGGCACGGTGGCCTGGTTGGTGGGGGTGAAAAAGGCCGTCAGGGCATTCAGGAGAAACATCAGCACGTAGATTTGCCAGACCTGCGTGACCAGGAACATCCCCAGCATCACCAGCAGCCGCCCGAAATGACAGGCGACCAGGACGGTGCGGCGGTTCACCCGGTCGGCCAGGACCCCAGCCAGGGGACTGAGCAGCACAAAGGCACTGACCCGCAGGGTCAGGGCGATGGCCAGCACCGCTGGGGCCTGCTGTGGCCCCGCGAGTTGGGCCGCGAGCAGCGCCAGACCGACCCAGGTGAGGGCGTCCCCGATCTGGCTG contains:
- a CDS encoding MFS transporter — translated: MNALVLFSALRNPLFARLYTAQTVSQIGDALTWVGLALLAAQLAGPQQAPAVLAIALTLRVSAFVLLSPLAGVLADRVNRRTVLVACHFGRLLVMLGMFLVTQVWQIYVLMFLLNALTAFFTPTNQATVPLVVGRDDARPAFALSSATTEVLGIVGPGLAGVLAAVLGTRALFLVDAASFLLAGLLMLTLPALRASDQPVDRSTLADVKDGTARLWRDPPIRFALLMELVAAVTGALILTVTVSRVQGGLNLGEAQYGWVMAAFGLGAALASLAVGAAGKRVPLTRFIALGAVVTSLAIVPGDLLPLGGLMVFWLLAGVGQNWVNLPTETLLAERTEEAAQGRVYGAHFAWSHLWWAFAYPVAGFLGTQLPGQAFLVGGGLALVLLASIWWTHRGAVAQRAS